In Micromonospora sp. WMMA1363, a genomic segment contains:
- the mqnP gene encoding menaquinone biosynthesis prenyltransferase MqnP yields the protein MAVVDAPVERPGRVRSFLTLVAIEHSVFALPFAYLSALTAMQVNGGRVRWLDLMLITVAMVGARTFAMAANRILDRRIDARNPRTANRELVTGVVSVRTAWAGAAVALVVFLAAAASLNPLCLTLAPLAVVPLVVYPYGKRFTNWPHAILAVAQAVGPVGAWLAVTGTFAGSWPAWLLGVAVGLWIGGFDLIYACQDAEVDRRIGVHSVPARYGLRFALHASTTAHVVTFALFVWFGALVGLGWLWWIGLALTVIAFGYQHVVVSPTDLSRVNRAFFTANGFVGVALFGFALLDLVVRLGLRP from the coding sequence ATGGCCGTCGTCGACGCGCCGGTCGAGCGGCCGGGCCGGGTGAGGTCGTTCCTCACGCTGGTGGCGATCGAGCACTCGGTGTTCGCGCTGCCGTTCGCGTACCTGTCGGCGTTGACCGCGATGCAGGTCAACGGTGGGCGGGTGCGCTGGCTCGACCTGATGCTGATCACGGTGGCGATGGTGGGTGCGCGGACGTTCGCGATGGCCGCCAACCGGATCCTGGACCGGCGGATCGACGCGCGGAATCCGCGTACCGCCAACCGGGAGCTGGTGACCGGGGTGGTGAGCGTGCGGACGGCCTGGGCCGGGGCGGCGGTCGCGCTGGTGGTGTTCCTGGCCGCCGCCGCGTCGCTCAACCCGCTCTGCCTGACGCTTGCACCGCTCGCGGTGGTGCCGCTGGTCGTCTACCCGTACGGCAAGCGGTTCACCAACTGGCCCCACGCCATTCTGGCGGTGGCGCAGGCGGTCGGCCCGGTCGGCGCCTGGCTCGCGGTGACCGGCACCTTCGCCGGGTCGTGGCCGGCCTGGCTGCTCGGCGTGGCGGTGGGGTTGTGGATCGGCGGCTTTGATCTGATCTACGCCTGCCAGGACGCGGAGGTGGACCGGCGGATCGGCGTGCACAGCGTGCCGGCCCGCTACGGGCTACGCTTCGCGCTGCACGCCTCGACCACCGCGCACGTGGTGACGTTCGCGCTGTTCGTCTGGTTCGGCGCCCTGGTCGGTCTCGGGTGGCTCTGGTGGATCGGGTTGGCCCTGACCGTGATCGCCTTCGGCTACCAGCACGTGGTGGTGAGTCCGACCGACCTGAGCCGGGTCAACCGGGCGTTCTTCACCGCGAACGGCTTCGTCGGCGTCGCGCTCTTCGGCTTCGCCCTCCTCGACCTGGTGGTCCGCCTGGGCCTGCGGCCGTGA
- a CDS encoding UbiX family flavin prenyltransferase: MREPWVVGVSGASGTPYAAAVVRALLDAGEPVDLIVSRAARLTILDETGRPFRDGHWADDLAAWLGRDLTAADVRHWPAGDLAAGPSSGSYRARGMAVVPASTAACAGIAIGLSKDLLQRAAEVNLKERRRVVVVPRETPVTRSHLEHLIALHDAGAVVLPASPGFYGAGAAASAVQLVDFVAGKVLDALGVPHTLLRRWSGELGAARN, from the coding sequence ATGCGCGAACCATGGGTGGTCGGGGTCTCCGGGGCATCCGGAACGCCGTACGCCGCGGCCGTCGTCCGGGCGCTGCTCGACGCCGGGGAGCCGGTGGATCTGATCGTGTCCCGGGCTGCCCGGTTGACCATCCTGGACGAGACCGGTCGGCCGTTCCGGGACGGGCACTGGGCCGACGACCTCGCCGCCTGGCTCGGGCGGGACCTCACTGCCGCGGACGTCCGCCACTGGCCGGCGGGTGATCTCGCGGCCGGTCCGAGCAGCGGTTCCTACCGGGCGCGCGGTATGGCGGTCGTCCCGGCGAGCACGGCCGCCTGCGCCGGCATCGCCATCGGCCTCTCCAAGGATCTGCTGCAACGGGCGGCCGAGGTCAACCTCAAGGAGCGCCGGCGGGTGGTCGTGGTGCCGCGCGAGACGCCGGTGACCCGGAGCCACCTGGAGCACCTGATCGCCCTGCACGACGCGGGTGCGGTGGTGCTACCGGCCAGCCCCGGCTTCTACGGCGCGGGAGCCGCGGCCTCCGCCGTCCAACTGGTGGACTTCGTCGCCGGCAAGGTGCTGGACGCCCTGGGCGTACCGCACACGCTCCTCCGCCGCTGGTCGGGTGAGCTGGGCGCGGCGCGGAACTGA
- a CDS encoding BldC family transcriptional regulator, whose amino-acid sequence MDTGDRLLTPGEVAALFRVDPKTVTRWAAAGRIGSIRTPGGHRRFRESEVRALLEGEGMLDEAEDMGRPRNAGPTASTGSGPANAGMY is encoded by the coding sequence GTGGACACTGGAGATCGCCTGCTGACACCGGGTGAGGTCGCCGCGCTGTTTCGGGTTGATCCCAAGACTGTGACGAGGTGGGCAGCGGCGGGCCGGATAGGCAGCATCCGGACTCCAGGCGGGCATCGCCGGTTTCGGGAATCCGAGGTACGAGCGCTACTCGAAGGAGAGGGCATGTTGGACGAGGCGGAGGACATGGGCAGGCCGCGCAATGCTGGCCCGACCGCCTCGACCGGGTCCGGTCCGGCCAACGCCGGGATGTACTGA
- a CDS encoding Lrp/AsnC family transcriptional regulator: MDTIDLSLVELLRGNARLSYAELARQVGLSAPAVHERVGKLESSGVIRAYRAEVEPETIGLGVTAIISIVEDSGADTDDVLEAFRAIPEIESCYFMAGVESFLLKARVGTIAELEQLIVRLNRTPGVASTRTGIALSTKWENRPQPVTPPPA, encoded by the coding sequence GTGGACACGATCGACCTGAGCCTCGTTGAACTGCTGCGCGGCAATGCCCGCCTCTCTTACGCCGAGTTGGCCCGACAGGTGGGCCTCTCCGCCCCGGCCGTGCACGAGCGGGTCGGCAAGCTGGAGTCGAGCGGTGTGATCCGCGCGTACCGGGCCGAGGTGGAACCGGAGACCATCGGGCTGGGGGTGACCGCGATCATCAGTATCGTCGAGGACTCCGGCGCGGACACCGACGACGTACTTGAGGCGTTCCGGGCGATACCCGAAATCGAGTCCTGCTACTTCATGGCTGGTGTGGAATCCTTCCTGCTCAAAGCGCGGGTCGGCACCATTGCCGAGCTCGAGCAGCTCATTGTCCGGTTGAACCGCACCCCGGGGGTGGCCTCGACCCGAACCGGGATCGCCCTGTCGACCAAGTGGGAGAATCGTCCCCAACCAGTCACCCCACCTCCCGCCTGA
- a CDS encoding PLP-dependent cysteine synthase family protein, translating to MTHFDRCDEASRRWVTEAIAAVEADANRSADTHLLPFPLPREWGVDLYLKDESVHPTGSLKHRLARSLFLYGLCNGWIGPGTTIVEASSGSTAVSEAYFARMLGLPFIAVMPATTSPEKIAKIEFQGGRCHLVDDPAKVVVEARWLAEDSGGHFMDQFTYAERATDWRGNNNIAESIFSQLALERHPVPVWVVVGAGTGGTSATIGRYARYRRLPTKLCVVDPENSAFYPAWQAGDWSVCTGRGSRIEGIGRPTVEASFLPSVVDRMVRVPDAASLAAMRAGSTVLGRRLGGSTGTNLWGAFGLIAELLAVGRTGSVVTLICDAGERYADTYYADDWVAAQGLDLAPYLATIERFLTSGAWPS from the coding sequence GTGACTCATTTCGATCGGTGTGACGAGGCCAGCCGGCGATGGGTGACCGAGGCGATCGCCGCCGTGGAGGCGGACGCCAACCGGTCGGCCGACACCCATCTGCTGCCGTTCCCACTGCCCCGCGAGTGGGGAGTCGACCTCTACCTCAAGGACGAGTCGGTGCACCCTACCGGCTCGCTGAAGCACCGGCTGGCTCGCTCGCTGTTCCTCTACGGGCTCTGCAACGGCTGGATCGGCCCCGGCACGACGATCGTGGAGGCCTCCTCCGGGTCGACGGCGGTCTCCGAGGCGTACTTCGCCCGGATGCTCGGGTTGCCGTTCATCGCGGTGATGCCGGCCACCACCTCGCCGGAGAAGATCGCGAAGATCGAGTTTCAGGGGGGCCGCTGTCACCTGGTGGACGACCCGGCCAAGGTGGTCGTCGAGGCGCGGTGGCTGGCCGAGGACTCCGGTGGTCACTTCATGGACCAGTTCACCTACGCCGAGCGGGCCACCGACTGGCGGGGCAACAACAACATCGCCGAGTCGATCTTTTCGCAGCTTGCCCTGGAGCGGCACCCCGTTCCGGTGTGGGTCGTCGTCGGGGCAGGTACCGGCGGTACCAGCGCCACCATCGGCCGGTACGCCCGCTACCGACGGCTGCCCACCAAGCTCTGCGTGGTGGATCCGGAGAATTCCGCGTTCTATCCGGCGTGGCAGGCCGGCGACTGGTCGGTGTGCACCGGGCGCGGGTCCCGGATCGAGGGCATCGGTCGCCCCACGGTGGAGGCGTCCTTCCTGCCCTCGGTGGTGGACCGGATGGTGCGGGTGCCCGACGCCGCCTCGCTGGCCGCGATGCGGGCCGGTTCGACCGTGCTCGGCCGGCGGCTTGGCGGCTCGACCGGCACCAACCTGTGGGGGGCGTTTGGGCTGATCGCCGAGCTGCTCGCGGTGGGGCGGACCGGCTCCGTCGTGACCCTGATCTGCGACGCCGGAGAACGCTACGCGGACACCTACTACGCCGACGACTGGGTCGCCGCCCAGGGCCTGGACCTGGCGCCGTACCTGGCGACCATCGAGCGCTTCCTGACCAGCGGGGCGTGGCCCAGCTGA
- a CDS encoding putative glycolipid-binding domain-containing protein, whose amino-acid sequence MPTMPKSFLWTRTDAVGAEHALVDDGRGLTARGTQVAVDPIPYTCRYQLTTDPEWMTTGLVVEAEGSGWLRTIRLERAADRWRVTTAEQGDLDAALAVADHPPAGLPGTDDPDRLVDAVDVDLGGSPLFNTLPVRRLGLTGSPVDTAHRVPVAWVLVPSLSVVFAEQVYTALGPDRVRFASDTFTAELDLDDAGYVLCYPGLAKRAEPR is encoded by the coding sequence ATGCCGACCATGCCGAAGTCGTTTCTCTGGACCCGGACGGACGCCGTCGGCGCCGAGCACGCCCTCGTCGATGACGGGCGGGGGCTCACGGCGCGCGGCACCCAGGTCGCCGTCGACCCGATCCCGTACACCTGCCGTTACCAGCTCACCACCGACCCGGAGTGGATGACCACCGGACTCGTGGTGGAGGCGGAGGGGTCGGGCTGGCTGCGCACCATCCGCCTGGAACGGGCGGCCGACCGGTGGCGGGTGACCACCGCCGAGCAGGGCGACCTGGACGCGGCGCTGGCCGTCGCCGACCACCCACCCGCCGGCCTGCCCGGCACCGACGACCCGGACCGGCTGGTCGACGCGGTCGATGTCGATCTGGGCGGGTCGCCGCTCTTCAACACGCTGCCGGTCCGCCGGCTCGGGCTGACCGGCTCGCCAGTCGACACCGCGCACCGGGTCCCCGTCGCCTGGGTCCTGGTGCCGAGCCTGTCGGTGGTCTTCGCCGAGCAGGTCTACACGGCGCTGGGCCCGGACCGGGTGCGGTTCGCCAGCGACACGTTCACCGCCGAGCTTGACCTGGACGACGCGGGCTACGTGCTGTGCTACCCGGGTCTGGCGAAGCGAGCCGAACCGCGTTGA
- a CDS encoding DEAD/DEAH box helicase: protein MTTSLDPGTSSSAPETTVDFAALGLPQPLVRALSRQGISTPFEIQRATIPDALAGRDVLGRGQTGSGKTLAFGLPLLARVADGERARPRRPRALVLVPTRELAMQVNDALLPLGRATGVFLKTAVGGVPYDRQIDALRRGVEVVVATPGRLGDLIDRGVCRLDDVEVTVLDEADQMADMGFLPEVTELLTKTSVDAQRLLFSATLDGDVDTLVKRFMTDPVTHSTAPPTAAVSTMDHHLLLIPPHDKFPVAASIAARDGRTMLFARTQLGVDRLVQQLASVGVRAGGLHGGKTQRMRTRTLAEFREGRMDVLVATDVAARGIHVDGVSLVLHIDPPKDPKDYLHRAGRTARAGESGAVATLVLPKQRRSTLAMLEKAGVEPAQTRVRAGDPVLAELTGAREPSGVPVRDEPTPRRRGDRPDRPQRFSDRRPGRGERGRHGERGERGERGRHGERGERGRHGERRNGPRPADGRSERRSGDRFVGGRPAGSY from the coding sequence TTGACCACCTCGCTCGACCCCGGCACGTCCTCGTCCGCCCCCGAAACCACCGTCGACTTCGCCGCCCTCGGGCTGCCCCAGCCGCTGGTGCGGGCCCTGTCAAGGCAGGGCATCAGCACGCCGTTCGAGATCCAGCGTGCCACCATCCCGGACGCGCTCGCCGGCCGGGACGTCCTCGGGCGTGGTCAGACCGGCTCCGGCAAGACCCTCGCCTTCGGCCTGCCCCTGCTGGCCCGGGTCGCCGACGGGGAGCGGGCCCGGCCCCGGCGCCCCCGGGCCCTGGTCCTGGTGCCGACCCGGGAACTCGCCATGCAGGTCAACGACGCCCTGCTACCGCTCGGCAGGGCGACCGGCGTGTTCCTCAAGACCGCGGTCGGCGGTGTGCCGTACGACCGGCAGATCGATGCCCTGCGCCGTGGGGTGGAGGTCGTGGTGGCAACCCCGGGCCGGCTCGGCGACCTCATCGACCGGGGCGTCTGCCGCCTTGACGATGTCGAGGTCACCGTGCTGGACGAGGCGGACCAGATGGCCGACATGGGCTTCCTGCCCGAGGTGACCGAGCTACTGACGAAGACCTCGGTCGACGCCCAACGGCTACTCTTCTCGGCCACCCTGGACGGTGACGTGGACACGCTGGTCAAGCGGTTCATGACCGACCCGGTCACCCACTCGACCGCCCCACCGACAGCTGCTGTGTCCACCATGGACCATCACCTCCTGCTGATCCCACCGCACGACAAGTTTCCGGTCGCCGCGTCCATCGCGGCACGGGACGGGCGGACCATGCTCTTCGCCCGGACCCAGCTCGGCGTCGACCGGCTCGTGCAGCAGCTGGCCTCGGTCGGCGTCCGGGCCGGGGGCCTGCACGGCGGCAAGACCCAGCGGATGCGCACCCGCACCCTCGCCGAGTTCCGGGAAGGCCGGATGGACGTCCTGGTCGCCACGGACGTCGCGGCCCGGGGGATCCACGTCGACGGCGTCTCGCTGGTGCTGCACATCGACCCGCCAAAGGACCCGAAGGACTACCTGCACCGGGCGGGGCGCACCGCGCGGGCGGGTGAGTCCGGCGCGGTGGCCACCCTGGTCCTGCCGAAACAGCGCCGCAGCACCCTGGCGATGCTCGAGAAGGCGGGCGTGGAGCCGGCGCAGACCCGGGTCCGGGCCGGCGACCCGGTCCTGGCCGAGCTGACCGGGGCCCGGGAGCCGAGCGGAGTCCCGGTCCGCGACGAGCCCACGCCGCGCCGACGCGGCGACCGGCCGGACCGCCCGCAGCGGTTCAGCGACCGCCGGCCGGGACGCGGCGAACGCGGACGGCACGGCGAACGCGGCGAACGCGGCGAACGCGGACGGCACGGCGAACGCGGCGAACGCGGACGGCACGGCGAACGCCGCAACGGGCCGAGGCCGGCGGACGGCCGCTCGGAGCGGCGTTCGGGTGACCGGTTCGTCGGCGGCCGGCCCGCCGGCAGCTACTGA
- a CDS encoding NlpC/P60 family protein — MVDSGYGRRGRRRPVISPMLHPKLWSALLGAVAATVLSAPAYADPPLPTTVPDSGARPVISSPLSLPGGAPLTGTPGTGVTPAPNLVNGPLAAQIYAAEARIGQLGDELLLLRQQRTEAEGQLAVAERELAVARKALAWAQERADVAVSDAIKAAAALPPGPFATDLHDLSRISRISRGEKVEGGDTTAATRKLNQARTGEQAAQQALLAAQDRLQTASAGYTASEQALRAEETKLAKLRQDNTAQLVELERQQEAAEQRLGAGYVANETANGLAAHPTALKAVAYAKAQLGDPYLWAAEGPDRFDCSGLIWAAYRSAGYYDLPRVARDQYYATRRRTVPRTALLPGDLLFFASGSSWTTIHHIGMYVGGGKMIHAPSTGDVVKISAVRWSRLYAATRVVGAVNAPTKPAPPRPSATPTTSPSATTSPSASPTTSPSRTTSPSATTSPSASPTTSPSRTTSPSATTSPSATTSPSATTSPSASPTTSPSRTTSPSATTSPSTTRTGTASPTPTPTDS, encoded by the coding sequence ATGGTCGACAGCGGATACGGACGACGAGGCCGGCGGCGCCCGGTGATCTCACCGATGCTCCATCCGAAGCTCTGGTCGGCCCTGCTCGGCGCCGTCGCCGCCACCGTGCTGAGCGCGCCGGCGTACGCCGACCCCCCGTTGCCCACCACCGTGCCCGACTCCGGCGCCCGCCCGGTCATTTCCAGCCCGCTGAGCCTGCCCGGCGGCGCCCCGCTCACCGGGACGCCGGGCACCGGCGTCACGCCGGCACCCAACCTGGTCAACGGCCCACTCGCCGCGCAGATCTACGCCGCAGAGGCACGGATCGGCCAGCTCGGCGACGAGCTGCTCCTGCTTCGACAGCAACGCACGGAGGCGGAGGGCCAGCTCGCCGTCGCCGAGCGCGAGCTGGCCGTCGCCCGAAAAGCGCTGGCCTGGGCGCAGGAGCGGGCCGATGTCGCCGTCAGCGACGCGATCAAGGCCGCTGCGGCGCTGCCACCCGGCCCGTTCGCCACCGACCTGCACGACCTGAGCCGGATCTCCCGGATCTCCCGGGGCGAGAAGGTCGAGGGCGGGGACACCACGGCCGCGACCCGCAAGCTCAACCAGGCCCGTACCGGTGAGCAGGCCGCCCAGCAAGCCCTGCTGGCCGCGCAAGACCGGTTGCAGACCGCCAGCGCCGGGTACACCGCCAGCGAGCAGGCGTTGCGGGCGGAGGAGACGAAGCTCGCCAAGCTACGCCAAGACAACACGGCACAGCTCGTCGAGTTGGAACGCCAGCAGGAGGCCGCCGAGCAGCGACTCGGCGCCGGGTACGTCGCCAACGAGACGGCGAACGGGCTGGCCGCGCACCCCACGGCGTTGAAGGCGGTCGCGTACGCGAAGGCACAGCTCGGCGACCCCTACCTGTGGGCGGCCGAGGGGCCCGACCGGTTCGACTGCTCAGGGCTGATCTGGGCCGCCTACCGCTCCGCCGGCTACTACGACCTCCCCCGGGTCGCTCGCGACCAGTACTACGCGACCCGGCGCCGCACCGTCCCCCGGACCGCCCTGCTCCCCGGTGACCTGCTCTTCTTCGCCTCCGGGTCGAGCTGGACGACCATCCACCACATCGGCATGTACGTGGGCGGCGGCAAGATGATCCACGCCCCGAGCACCGGCGACGTCGTCAAGATCTCGGCGGTGCGCTGGTCCCGGCTCTACGCCGCCACCAGGGTCGTCGGGGCGGTCAACGCGCCGACCAAGCCGGCTCCGCCGAGGCCGTCGGCCACCCCCACCACATCCCCGTCGGCCACCACGTCCCCGTCGGCCAGCCCCACGACCTCCCCGTCACGCACGACGTCCCCCTCGGCCACCACCTCCCCGTCGGCCAGCCCCACGACCTCCCCGTCACGCACCACATCCCCCTCGGCCACCACGTCCCCCTCGGCCACCACATCCCCCTCGGCCACCACGTCCCCGTCGGCCAGCCCCACGACCTCCCCGTCACGCACCACATCCCCATCCGCCACCACATCCCCGTCGACGACGCGGACCGGGACGGCCTCGCCGACCCCGACCCCGACCGACAGCTAA
- the mqnE gene encoding aminofutalosine synthase MqnE, producing MDAGLKRELEAKVYAGERLTREDGIALYESDDLAWLGRLAHHRRAERNGDRVMFNVNRHLNLTNVCSASCAYCSFQRKPGEKDAYTMRIDEAVRKAKEMEDEQLTELHIVNGLHPTLPWRYYPKVLRELKAALPRVKLKCFTATEVQWFEKISGRSADEILDELMDAGLESLTGGGAEIFDWEVRQHIVDHACHWEDWSRIHRLAHSKGMKTPSTMLYGHIEEPRHRVDHVLRLRELQDETGGFAVFIPLRYQHDFVDSADGKIRNRIQARTTMASPAESLKTFAVSRLLFDNVPHVKCFWVMHGLSVAQLSLNFGVDDLDGSVVEYKITHDADEYGTPNTMHREDLLHLIWDAGFRPVERNTRYEVVREYDAAPTLAQRRAEPQQVWAS from the coding sequence ATGGACGCCGGACTCAAGCGTGAGCTGGAAGCGAAGGTGTACGCCGGCGAGCGGCTGACCCGCGAAGACGGGATCGCGCTCTACGAGAGCGACGACCTCGCCTGGCTGGGTCGGCTGGCGCACCACCGTCGTGCCGAGCGCAACGGCGACCGGGTGATGTTCAACGTGAACCGGCACCTGAACCTGACCAACGTGTGTAGCGCGAGCTGCGCGTACTGCTCGTTCCAGCGCAAGCCGGGGGAGAAGGACGCGTACACGATGCGCATCGACGAGGCGGTCCGCAAGGCCAAGGAGATGGAGGACGAGCAGCTCACGGAGCTGCACATCGTCAACGGCCTGCACCCGACGCTGCCCTGGCGGTACTACCCGAAGGTGCTGCGGGAGCTGAAGGCGGCGCTGCCGAGGGTCAAGCTGAAGTGCTTCACCGCCACGGAGGTGCAGTGGTTCGAGAAGATCAGCGGCCGGAGCGCCGACGAGATCCTCGACGAGCTGATGGACGCCGGCCTGGAGTCGCTGACCGGCGGTGGCGCGGAGATCTTCGACTGGGAGGTCCGGCAGCACATCGTCGACCACGCCTGCCACTGGGAGGACTGGTCGCGGATCCACCGGCTGGCCCACAGCAAGGGCATGAAGACCCCGTCGACCATGCTGTACGGCCACATCGAGGAGCCCCGGCACCGGGTCGACCACGTGCTACGACTGCGCGAGCTGCAGGACGAGACCGGCGGCTTCGCGGTCTTCATCCCGCTGCGTTACCAGCACGACTTCGTTGACTCGGCGGACGGCAAGATCCGTAACCGGATCCAGGCCCGCACCACGATGGCCTCCCCAGCCGAGTCGCTGAAGACGTTCGCCGTGTCCCGGCTGCTCTTCGACAACGTGCCACACGTGAAGTGTTTCTGGGTGATGCACGGCCTCTCGGTCGCCCAGCTTTCGCTGAACTTCGGGGTGGACGACCTGGACGGCTCCGTCGTCGAATACAAGATCACCCACGATGCCGACGAGTACGGTACGCCGAACACGATGCACCGCGAGGACCTGCTGCACCTGATCTGGGACGCTGGCTTCCGTCCGGTCGAGCGCAACACCCGGTACGAGGTGGTGCGCGAATACGACGCCGCGCCGACGCTGGCGCAGCGCCGCGCCGAGCCGCAGCAGGTCTGGGCCAGCTGA
- a CDS encoding DUF4229 domain-containing protein: protein MSAAVKYTLGRIGLFVIVLAALWLVEMNLFLKLMLALVFSAAASFFLLRGWREEMAEEMAAAAERRRAEKERLRSALAGDDDEPKTS, encoded by the coding sequence ATGAGCGCGGCGGTCAAGTACACCCTGGGCCGGATCGGGCTGTTCGTCATCGTGCTGGCGGCCCTCTGGCTCGTCGAGATGAACCTCTTTCTCAAGCTGATGCTGGCCCTGGTCTTCTCGGCGGCCGCCTCGTTCTTCCTGCTTCGGGGCTGGCGGGAGGAGATGGCCGAGGAGATGGCCGCCGCCGCCGAGCGGCGCCGGGCCGAGAAGGAGCGCCTCCGCTCGGCGCTGGCCGGCGACGACGACGAGCCCAAGACCTCCTGA
- a CDS encoding M14 family zinc carboxypeptidase: MAFRTPALRRRLALAIAVGLGLLTLAAPPVSADPAPDRSGEPAAVPYRVLGPRTLADRAAVARTGAAIDYSEHGVLHVSATRAEAAAITRLGFRLEAVAALPTDRGAADGEIGTRDFPPADSDYHNYAELTAAVNKVVADHPTIAQKISIGTSYEGRDLMAVKISDNVGTDEDEPEILFNSQQHAREHLTVEMAIYLLDLFTDNYGTDSRVTNVVNSRELWIVPTVNPDGSEYDVATGSYRFWRKNRQPNSGSSYVGTDLNRNWSYQWGCCGGSSGSTSSDTYRGSSPFSAPETNALRNFVNSRVVGGTQQIKANIDFHTYSELILWPFGYTYSDTAPGMSTDQHNTFATIGRQMAATNGYSPEQASDLYIADGVSIDWMWGQHGIWAYTFEMYPGSAGGGGFYPPDEVIPAQTSRNREAVLILAEYADCPYRAIGKQEQYCGGGGGTTVWSDTFETATGWTTNPNGTDTATTGQWERAAAQPTSYNGAKQLTPYAGSNDLVTGAAAGSGPGSYDIDSGVTSARSPAVTLPSSGTLTLSLAWYLAHASNSSSADYFRVSVVHNGGTTTLLNQAGAATDRDGAWAIANLNLTPYAGQSVRIQVEAADASGASLVEAAVDNVTITAS; this comes from the coding sequence ATGGCCTTCCGCACCCCCGCCCTCCGCCGCCGCCTCGCGCTCGCCATCGCCGTGGGGCTCGGCCTGCTCACCCTCGCCGCACCACCGGTCTCCGCAGACCCGGCCCCGGACCGTTCCGGTGAGCCGGCCGCCGTGCCGTACCGGGTGCTCGGTCCGCGTACGCTGGCCGACCGTGCCGCGGTCGCCCGCACGGGCGCCGCGATCGACTACTCCGAGCACGGCGTCCTGCACGTCTCCGCCACCCGGGCCGAGGCCGCCGCCATCACCCGGCTGGGCTTCCGGTTGGAGGCGGTCGCGGCGCTGCCCACCGACCGGGGGGCCGCCGACGGGGAGATCGGCACTCGCGACTTTCCCCCCGCCGACTCCGACTACCACAACTATGCCGAGCTGACGGCCGCGGTGAACAAGGTGGTAGCCGACCACCCCACCATCGCTCAGAAGATCAGCATCGGAACCTCGTACGAGGGCCGCGACCTGATGGCGGTGAAGATCTCCGACAACGTCGGCACCGACGAGGACGAGCCGGAGATCCTCTTCAACTCCCAGCAGCACGCCCGCGAGCACCTGACCGTGGAGATGGCGATCTACCTGCTCGACCTCTTCACCGACAACTACGGCACCGACTCCCGGGTCACCAACGTCGTCAACAGTCGGGAGCTGTGGATCGTCCCGACGGTGAACCCGGACGGCAGCGAGTACGACGTCGCCACCGGCTCGTACCGCTTCTGGCGGAAGAACCGGCAGCCGAACAGCGGCTCGTCGTACGTCGGCACCGACCTCAACCGCAACTGGTCCTACCAGTGGGGCTGCTGCGGCGGTTCCTCCGGCTCCACGTCGTCGGACACCTACCGGGGCTCGTCGCCGTTCTCGGCCCCCGAGACGAACGCGCTGCGCAACTTCGTCAACAGCCGGGTCGTCGGCGGCACGCAGCAGATCAAGGCCAACATCGACTTCCACACCTACTCCGAGCTGATCCTGTGGCCGTTCGGCTACACCTACAGCGACACCGCGCCCGGGATGAGCACCGACCAGCACAACACCTTCGCCACCATCGGCCGGCAGATGGCCGCCACCAACGGCTACTCCCCCGAACAGGCCAGCGACCTCTACATCGCCGACGGCGTCAGCATCGACTGGATGTGGGGGCAGCACGGCATCTGGGCGTACACCTTCGAGATGTACCCCGGATCGGCCGGCGGCGGCGGCTTCTACCCGCCCGACGAGGTCATCCCGGCGCAGACCTCGCGCAACCGGGAGGCGGTGTTGATCCTGGCCGAGTACGCCGACTGCCCGTACCGCGCGATCGGCAAGCAGGAGCAGTACTGCGGCGGCGGCGGTGGAACCACGGTCTGGTCGGACACCTTCGAGACCGCGACCGGCTGGACCACCAACCCGAACGGCACCGACACCGCGACCACCGGTCAGTGGGAGCGGGCGGCCGCGCAGCCGACCAGCTACAACGGGGCCAAGCAGCTCACCCCGTACGCCGGCAGCAACGACCTGGTCACCGGCGCGGCGGCCGGCAGCGGGCCGGGTAGCTACGACATCGACAGCGGCGTCACCAGCGCCCGCTCCCCGGCGGTGACCCTGCCCTCGAGCGGCACGCTGACCCTGTCGCTGGCGTGGTACCTGGCGCACGCCTCGAACTCGTCCTCGGCGGACTACTTCCGGGTCAGCGTCGTGCACAACGGCGGCACCACCACCCTGCTCAACCAGGCCGGCGCGGCGACCGACCGGGACGGCGCCTGGGCGATCGCCAACCTGAATCTGACCCCGTACGCCGGGCAGTCCGTCCGCATCCAGGTCGAGGCGGCGGACGCGTCCGGGGCCAGCCTCGTCGAGGCGGCCGTGGACAACGTCACCATCACCGCGTCCTGA